Below is a window of Flavobacterium sp. CFS9 DNA.
GATATCGCAGCTATATTTGCCGAAATCTGATTGGGAATTTTAGCCACAGGTTTCAATATGATTTTATTGGCACTGAATTTAGATTCGGGTTGTTTGCCTACGATGGTTTCCATATTGCATTTCATTCCCATGTCCAGTAAAAACTGATCATTCTTTAGTTTTGCATTTGTCGAATATACTTCAACAGGAACAATTCTAAGCCAGCTTTCATAAGTGTCACTCAGTTGAAAGGGAGTGCAGATCTTCTCTAAAGCAGTTAAAACATTTGGTTTAAAATCCATCGATTTTTCGATAGCTTCATCTATTTTCTTTTCAATTTTTGATTTAAAAATAGAAATTGCAGGATTTACCAGATACGTAATAGGCATGCTCTTTCCAAATATCTGCATGGTTGGACTTTCGCTCCAGTCTAATGATTTAAACTCCGTTTTAGTATTTAATTTCCAGTTGGTCAGTGCTACTTCACTGGAAAGGGTAATGACGCCATTCAGATTAAATTCTCTCGTGTCGTAAAGTTCAACGCCTAATTTCTTGGTGCCAATTCGGTATTTGATAGTCGCTTTTAAAGGCAGGATTGTTTTTATCTTCTTGTCCGGGTTTGCAGGATCATTTTGAATTTTTATAGGAGCCTGCTTCCAGATTTTCATTTCGATATCGTCGTCGTCGATTGTATTGTCTTCATAAATCAACCCGTTTAAAAGGGCATTGGTTTGATTTTCAATATCACTAAGCTTAACCGTAATAGGTAAATTGATAAAGGAAGGGTTTGCTTCGTAAACTAACGGACTTGCGTCATCCGGTTCCGGTTTTAGGGTTTCCAGCTTTTGAGCCGTAGAGCATCCTGTAAGTACTGCAAGTAGTGTGATTGAGGAGATAATGGAAGAAAACTTCATCGGTATTATTTTTTTAGTCTGACAAAATTAATAAAACAATTATATTATTGTAAAAATGTGTAACAATTAGCAAGAAAGTGAGTCTTATTCAAAGAAGAAGGGATAATTATTAACGTTTTCTTACCATAAAAAAGTTAAGAAAAATGTTATTATTGTTTTAAAATTTAACAAATACCACCATGATCGAGATCAAAGATTTGCATAAGTCCTATAAAATGGGCAGTTCGGAGTTGCACGTGTTAAAGGGAATTAATTTTAATATTGAAGAAGGTGAGCTGGTTGCAATTATGGGATCATCGGGATCAGGGAAATCAACACTTTTGAATATTTTAGGAATTCTGGACGAGGCTGATTCCGGTAGTTATATCTTAGATAAAACCCCGATCAAAAAGTTAAACGAAACAATAGCGTCTAAATACCGTAATAAATTTTTAGGATTCGTATTTCA
It encodes the following:
- a CDS encoding DUF4403 family protein, which produces MKFSSIISSITLLAVLTGCSTAQKLETLKPEPDDASPLVYEANPSFINLPITVKLSDIENQTNALLNGLIYEDNTIDDDDIEMKIWKQAPIKIQNDPANPDKKIKTILPLKATIKYRIGTKKLGVELYDTREFNLNGVITLSSEVALTNWKLNTKTEFKSLDWSESPTMQIFGKSMPITYLVNPAISIFKSKIEKKIDEAIEKSMDFKPNVLTALEKICTPFQLSDTYESWLRIVPVEVYSTNAKLKNDQFLLDMGMKCNMETIVGKQPESKFSANKIILKPVAKIPNQISANIAAISTYVDASKIMTKNFAGQEFGSGSKKVTVKNVSIWHKNGKMVIALDVLGSVNGTLYLNGFPQYNPQTKEIYFEKLDYVLDTKSRLMRTASWLGQGYILRKMEESCRYSIQPNLEEGKKNMAAYLKNYSPMPGVFVNGKMEDIQFDKIQLTNQAIIAFIKINGTVNVSVNGLK